CCGGTAAGTTTTTCGAACAGCAGTTTGGGTAATGGATCTCCGATCACCGGCTATACCTGGGACTTCGGCGACGGCTCTTCCCCGAGCACCTCCGCCTCGCCCACGCACAACTATGCCGGGGCCGGAACATTTGCCGTTACACTCACGGCCGACAACGGGAGCTGTAACGACGACACGACGATCAGTGTGACGATCAGTCCGGCACCTGTGGCCGCGATCAGCGCCTCTTCGCTCAGCGGCTGTGCGCCATTGGCGGTTAACTTCAGCAACACCACTACCGGCTCGCCCTCCTACTCCTGGGCCTTTGGTGACGGCGGCACTTCTGCGGCGAACAGCCCATCGCATACTTATACAATTGGCGGCACGTTTCCGGTGCAACTGATCGCGACACAGGGAAGTTGTGCGGATACCGCGAGCCTGTCGATTACCGTCACCCCAACACCCATTGCATCATTTACCACCGCCAATGTTTGTCAGGGTGATTCGGTTCGACTAAACAATACCAGTGGCTTCCCGGGCTCTCCTTCGAACAGTATCAGCTGGACCTTTGGTGACGGCGGCACGAGCAACCTTGGTTCTCCCGCGCATTTTTACGCGAATGCCGGGACGTACACCGTCTTGCTGGATATTGCGAACGCGGCCGGTTGTCATGATACCACCAGTGCACTCGTCACCGTCAATCCGGCACCGGTTGTACAGTATGCCGCCAGTGCGTTGACGGGATGTGATCAACTGACCGTGAATTTCACCAACAGCACTACCGGCGCGGTAGCGTATAGCTGGTTGTTTGGCGATGGCGGAACATCATCGGCCAATCAACCGTCGCACACCTATACGGCCCCCGGTACCTATACGGTGGTTCAAACGGCAACATCCGACAGCGGTTGTACGGCGTCCCGCGCATCGCTCAACATGATCACGGTTCGTGCAACACCACAGGCATCGTTTACAGCTTCCTCTCAGAGCATTTGCAAGGACGCGTGTATTTCCTTTACGGGTCAGGCCTCCGCACCGGTGAATAGCTGGAGTTGGAGTTTTAGCGGCGGACAACCCGCGGCCGCGAGTGTTCAATCGCCCGCCCAGGTTTGCTATCCGATTACCGGGGATTATGCCGTAACGCTGGTGGTCAGCGACGGGTTCTGCAGCGACACACTGACGCAACCGCAATTCATCACGGTAGCGGATTGTTCCCAAATGCCGGTAGCGGATTTTCGTTCGAGTGACACCACGATCTGCGCGGGCGACTGTATCGATTTCGTCAGCCTGTCTCTGAACGCAACCAACTGGAACTGGACCTTCCAGGGTGCCAATACGGCAACCTCAACGATCGAAAGCCCGACGGGAATCTGTTATCCCAACGCAGGCATTTACCCGGTGAAGTTGATTGTCCAGAATCTTTCAGGACGCGACACCCTGGAGGTGCTGAACTTTATCACCGTGCACGCGTTGCCCGCGACTCCGGGTTTTTCGCAGGCGGGCAATGTGTTGACCGCTCCGGCGGCGACCGCTTACCAATGGTATTTCAACGGCATCGCGATATCCGGCGCGAATGGTCAAACCTATACGGCAACGCTATCGGGTAATTACGCGGTAGAAGTATTCGACGCGAATGGCTGTTCGGCCATTTCACCCGCAAAAGCCGTGACGCTTGTAGGTATCGACGAGCTGCAATCGCTCGGCATGGTTTTCCACGTCTACCCGAACCCGCTGCAGGAAAGCCTTCATGTGTTGATCCATGCGGAGCGCAAGCTGGATTACCGGATCCGGGTGCAAGATTTGCTTGGGCAAACACTGATTTTCGAGACAGGAACCCTCCTGCCCGGGGACGAAACCCTGCGCTTTTCTTCCGCGGATTGGGCCGCGGGTGTTTACTGGGTCATCATAGAGGCTGAAAACCGCTTGTCGGCCCGCATGGTGGTTCGCCCCTAAACGGGCGTTCCAAAAACTGAACACTTTTTAGTTTTTCTTACAACTGTAAGAAGCGACCGCATTTCACCGGTTTGAATAGTACCCTCTGAATAGGGTAACGGGTATAATGGGAAATATCATTCCCGGAAGCCCATGCCAGGAAACCGCCCTTTACAAATTGCCTTTGTACTGCTGTGTTTATGCTTCAGCGGCCATAGCGTTTTTGCCGAGAACCCCAATGCGGACAGCTCGTCGTTTTACAACCTGTCGCTTGAACAGTTGATGAACGTGGAAGTGACCGTTGCCTCCCAGGTAGCGATGACTGCCAAGGAGTCGCCCGGTGTCGTGACCGTCATTACCGAAGAAGAGCTTCGTCGATCGGGTTGTGATGACCTGATGGAATTGTTACAACGATTACCCGGCATTGACTTCGGCGTGGATGTGGAGGGAGTAGTCGGCATCGGCGTGCGTGGCAATTGGGGCCACGAGGGAAAAGTGTTGATGCTGATCGACGGACAGGAGATGAACGAAGAGCTCTTCTCCACGCTTCAGTTCGGTAGACACATGCCGCTTCAATTTGTTCGCCGTATCGAGATCATCCGCGGTCCTGGTTCCGCCATCTATGGTGGCAATGCGGAGTACGCGGTGATCAACATCCAGACCACGCTCGATGAAAAGCGCGAAGGCATAACCGCCACCGCCAGTTATGGTCAGATGCAACGTGCGATGGCCGGTCGTTCCCTGGGAGTAGCTGGAGGCCATCGTATCGGTGAGTTGCACTGGAACTACCAGTTGCAGCAAGGCGAGTATAACCGCAGTGACCGGACCTACCAGGACAACCTGGGAGATTCGTACGATATGAAGGAGAATTCCGACCTGTCGCACGGTTCCTTCGCGACCAGCTTCCTGTTCCGCGGTTTGCGTGTCAGCGGCATGCTGGACCGCTACCACACCCATCAGCGGGATGGTTATGAAGGCGCGTTGACACAGGCCTATCCGACCAATTTCGACTCCTGGTACCTCAACGCGATGTACGAAAAGCGGCTGGGCGACAAATGGACGCTAAGTCCGGGCATACGAGTGAAGCAGGAGGCGCCATATAATTTTACCGGCACTTCAGCCGAAGACGAGTTTACCGCTTACGATCGGACGACCCTAAAGAAACGAGCGTTTGTCAACGCGCAATATGATTCCGGTGAGCGGTTCAACCTGAGCCTTGGCGCGAGCTATTATCAACTCATTGCCCGAGACCGGAGAGACGACGGTTTGTTTTTCAATGGGAGCCCGAGTTTTTACATCGACAACGCGAGCGTGTTCGCACAGGCGATCATCAAGACCCGACCCGCGAACATTACCCTGGGTGCGCGCTATAATTACAACAACCGGTTTGATCCGGCCTTCGTTCCGCGGATCGGTCTAAATCGCGTGCGCGACGGCTATCACGTGAAGTTGCTGTACAGCGCGGCCTTCAGAGCCCCCTCGGTCGAGAATATCGACGCCACCAGTGCGGGGATACGCCCGGAAAGCACCACCGTGGCCGAGATCGAGGCCGGCGTCCGGATCACCCACGACACTTACCTCACGGCAAACCTTTACGATGTACAGACGAAAGACGTGATCGTTTTCTTTTACGAGAACGAGAATGAAGACTCCTATCGTAACGCGGGCCGAACCGGCACACGTGGTGCGGAATTGGATTTCCGCTGGAAAACGAACTGGGGATACCTGTCGGTTTCTCACGCCTATTACACCTCTGATAAAGGAACCGGAGTCGAGGAGTATGTCGTGCCGGGCGTATCCGGTGTCCACCTGGCATTTCCGGCCCACAAGAGTGTTTGTTCAGCCAATGTTCGCCTGAGCGATCGCTTCAACATCACGCCGGCGGTTACGGGCATGTCCAAACGTTTTGGTGCCCGGTATAATCCGGATAACGGTGAAGACGAAGCCGTGGAGTTTCGTCCGGTTGTCTATGCGGATTTGGCGATCAACGCCGAGCAATTCCTGCATGATCGCTTACGGTGTACGCTGACCTGCATCAACCTGTTCAACGAGCCGGTTGACTACCTGCAACCCTATAACAGCAACCACGCCCCCCTTCCCGGCCCCAGTCGCGAATTGCGCCTGCGCCTGACCTATCGCTTTCTGAATAAGTAAGCATGCACGAGACGACCACCACACCTAACAACCGGAAGAGCGGCCGGGCGCACTGGAGAACAGTGGCGCTGGGCCTTGCTTTCCTGTTGTCGGCATTCGTGCAGCGTGTGGGCGCTCAGAGTAACAGCGAGTCGGACCTCAAGGCCATGTTCCTTTACAATTTTATCAAGTACGTGGAATGGCCGGCATCCACAGGTCCGACATTCCGGATCGGTGTGGTTGGCAATACACCTGTGCTGGAGTCGGTACGCAAAGTTGCCGAACAGAAACGCGTGAATGGCAAGGCGATCGAAGTGGTTCCGGTTGTTCCGGGGCAATGGCCAGACGTGCAGTTGCTGTTCATTGCCGGCACCGCGCCGATCGACGATGCTGTCAATCATTTCAATGCGAAACCGGTACTGATCGTCACGGAAGTCAATAAGAGAATACCCAAAGGTGCCATGATCAACCTGCTGAACCGCGACAATAAGATCCGGTTTGAGCTGAACCTGACGGAAGCAAAGGAAAGCAACCTGCGCATCTCGTCGCAGTTGGTCAACCTGGCGGAAAATGTGATCCAATAAGCCCATGAAGCAACAGAACTATAAGATCGATTTCGAAATCTACCTCGTGTTCATCGTGGTGATCGGCATTTCGGTGTTCAACGCGGTTTACAGCGCGCTGAACATTTCGAAGAATCAGCAGGCCACCACGAAGATCATGACCGTGGACATCCCTTCGCTGCAGGCGCTGGAGAACATGAACCTGCTCGTAACCCGATCGAAGATGTACACGACGAACTGGGTGTATTTGCAGGGCAACCGAGAGGACAAGGAGCGACTGAAGAGCCTGCAAAACATCGAGTATCCCGATCTCAAGGGCAATATCCTTGCGCTGGCTTCTACCTGGGAAGAGCCGGGAATGGTCGATAGCGTCAATGCCATCTTCAAGAATTTCGAACAGGTTCTCGTTTACCAGCGACAGGTAATGAACCTGCTGGTGAGTTTTGACGACTACGAGGATCCGATGAAGCATTTCGCCGCGGAGGAAGTGGTCGATAATGAGATCTTACCCAGAACAAATGGTATCATCAATTCCCTCAATAAAGTCATCGTTCAGAAACGGGCGCTCGCGGAAGTAGAACACGCCGGCATGATGGCCTCGAGTCGGGCCCTGATGTGGAGCGTACTCGGAATCGCCATCCTGATCGTGATCGTGGTGCTCATGGCGGCCTTCTACATGTCGAACAACATCATCGTTCCGACCATGAAGCTGAGGAACTACGTGTTGCAGATGGGTAAAGGCGAAATACCGGAGGTGAATCTTCGACCAAGGAAGAATGCCGTTGGTCAAATGAGTGAAGCGGTCATAAAGCTCGCGGAAAGCCTGCGGAAGACGACGGGCTTTGCCCACGCCATAGGAGAAGGAAAGTTCGAAGAACAATTCCAGCCGATGAGTGATAAGGACGAGCTGGGCAACGCCCTGGTGCAGATGCGCGATAGCCTGAAGACTGCCGATGAGGACAACCGGCAGCGCCACTGGACCAGTGCCGGTATCGCCCAGGTCAACCGCACCTTGCGGGAGCACAGCGAAGACATCCACCGACTCAGCGATGAGCTCGTTTCTTCGATCGTGGGACACCTGGAGGCGTATCATGGTGCCCTGTACCTCGTGGAACGCGACGACCTCCGCGACGTGAGTTGGATCCAGCTTCAGGGCAGCTATGCCCTGGACGGGCGCGCCAAAGCGAAGCCGCAACTGGAACTGGGAGAGGGCCTGGTAGGACAGTGTATCAAAGACAAGAAGAGTATCTGGCTGAAGGACGCGCCGGTTCATTTCGCGCGGATCCAATCGGGCCTTGGCGACGCGCACGCCTCGCATGTAATCATCGTGCCGTTGAGTTACCACGGGCAGGTGTTCGGTGCTGTGGAAGTGGCGAGCTTCCGGGCGTTTGACCGAAACACGGTCGGCTTCCTGGAGGGAATCGGCGAACTGATCGCCAGTTCGATCGCTTCCGTACAGGCGAACATGCTGACCCGAAAGCTGCTGGAAGAAACCCGTAAGCAGGCCGAGCGGTTGACCGCCCAAGAGGAGGAATTGCGCCAGACTAACGAAGAACTATCGAACCAGTCACGCTTGTTGCAGGCTTCGGAAGAAGAGCTGAAGCAGTCGAACCTGGAGCTGAAGGAAAACGCCCACGCGCTGGAGCATCAGAACGAGATCCTGGAACAGGCGCGCGAAGCCCTGAGTCTAAAAGCGCGCGAGCTGGAGCAGAACAGCAAATACAAGTCCGAGTTCCTGGCCAATATGTCACACGAACTCCGTACGCCGCTCAACAGCGTATTGATCCTGGCGAAACTCTTATCGGAGAACAAGGATACGAACCTGACCGATAAGCAGATCGAATACGCGCGCGTCATTCACAAATCCGGTAGTGACCTGCTCGTCCTGATCAACGACATTCTGGACCTGAGCAAGATCGAAGCCGGTAAGGTGGAGCTGCTGTTGGAAAGTACGGAGCTGCGCATCATTCGCGACGATTTACGTTCGCTCTTCATCGAAGTCGCGAACGAGAAAAAGATCGAGTTCGAGCTGGAGCAGGAAACCAATCTGCCCGAGAAGATCATTACCGATCGCGTGCGCCTGGAGCAAGTGATCAAGAACATGCTATCGAACGCGTTCAAATTCACCCCGCAGGGAGGCAAGGTGTCGCTCCGCATGCGTCGTCCCGACAGGAACGTCCGGTTCACCAATCCCGCGCTGATGAAATCGCGCGAGGTGATCGAATTTTCAGTGACGGATACCGGCATCGGCATTCCGCAGGAGAAGCAGCAATTGATCTTCGAAGCGTTCCAGCAAGTGGATGGTTCCACCAGCCGCCGCTATGGCGGTACGGGATTGGGGTTGTCGATCAGCAAGATGCTGGTCTCCATGCTTGGCGGTGAGATGCGTTTGGTTTCCGAGCAAG
This genomic stretch from Bacteroidota bacterium harbors:
- a CDS encoding TonB-dependent receptor plug domain-containing protein codes for the protein MPGNRPLQIAFVLLCLCFSGHSVFAENPNADSSSFYNLSLEQLMNVEVTVASQVAMTAKESPGVVTVITEEELRRSGCDDLMELLQRLPGIDFGVDVEGVVGIGVRGNWGHEGKVLMLIDGQEMNEELFSTLQFGRHMPLQFVRRIEIIRGPGSAIYGGNAEYAVINIQTTLDEKREGITATASYGQMQRAMAGRSLGVAGGHRIGELHWNYQLQQGEYNRSDRTYQDNLGDSYDMKENSDLSHGSFATSFLFRGLRVSGMLDRYHTHQRDGYEGALTQAYPTNFDSWYLNAMYEKRLGDKWTLSPGIRVKQEAPYNFTGTSAEDEFTAYDRTTLKKRAFVNAQYDSGERFNLSLGASYYQLIARDRRDDGLFFNGSPSFYIDNASVFAQAIIKTRPANITLGARYNYNNRFDPAFVPRIGLNRVRDGYHVKLLYSAAFRAPSVENIDATSAGIRPESTTVAEIEAGVRITHDTYLTANLYDVQTKDVIVFFYENENEDSYRNAGRTGTRGAELDFRWKTNWGYLSVSHAYYTSDKGTGVEEYVVPGVSGVHLAFPAHKSVCSANVRLSDRFNITPAVTGMSKRFGARYNPDNGEDEAVEFRPVVYADLAINAEQFLHDRLRCTLTCINLFNEPVDYLQPYNSNHAPLPGPSRELRLRLTYRFLNK
- a CDS encoding YfiR family protein, with the protein product MHETTTTPNNRKSGRAHWRTVALGLAFLLSAFVQRVGAQSNSESDLKAMFLYNFIKYVEWPASTGPTFRIGVVGNTPVLESVRKVAEQKRVNGKAIEVVPVVPGQWPDVQLLFIAGTAPIDDAVNHFNAKPVLIVTEVNKRIPKGAMINLLNRDNKIRFELNLTEAKESNLRISSQLVNLAENVIQ
- a CDS encoding response regulator; the protein is MKQQNYKIDFEIYLVFIVVIGISVFNAVYSALNISKNQQATTKIMTVDIPSLQALENMNLLVTRSKMYTTNWVYLQGNREDKERLKSLQNIEYPDLKGNILALASTWEEPGMVDSVNAIFKNFEQVLVYQRQVMNLLVSFDDYEDPMKHFAAEEVVDNEILPRTNGIINSLNKVIVQKRALAEVEHAGMMASSRALMWSVLGIAILIVIVVLMAAFYMSNNIIVPTMKLRNYVLQMGKGEIPEVNLRPRKNAVGQMSEAVIKLAESLRKTTGFAHAIGEGKFEEQFQPMSDKDELGNALVQMRDSLKTADEDNRQRHWTSAGIAQVNRTLREHSEDIHRLSDELVSSIVGHLEAYHGALYLVERDDLRDVSWIQLQGSYALDGRAKAKPQLELGEGLVGQCIKDKKSIWLKDAPVHFARIQSGLGDAHASHVIIVPLSYHGQVFGAVEVASFRAFDRNTVGFLEGIGELIASSIASVQANMLTRKLLEETRKQAERLTAQEEELRQTNEELSNQSRLLQASEEELKQSNLELKENAHALEHQNEILEQAREALSLKARELEQNSKYKSEFLANMSHELRTPLNSVLILAKLLSENKDTNLTDKQIEYARVIHKSGSDLLVLINDILDLSKIEAGKVELLLESTELRIIRDDLRSLFIEVANEKKIEFELEQETNLPEKIITDRVRLEQVIKNMLSNAFKFTPQGGKVSLRMRRPDRNVRFTNPALMKSREVIEFSVTDTGIGIPQEKQQLIFEAFQQVDGSTSRRYGGTGLGLSISKMLVSMLGGEMRLVSEQGKGSTFYVYLPFESIVVKTDTDQPEEEKEIIRELERISELPANETSVVDDRESVQQGDRVLLIVEDDVQFAEILVDMAHEHQYKAVVATQGDQGLQYAELLRPSAIIMDMQLPGMDGWSVLRKIRANESLAGIPVHVMSAMDRQSLGMELGANAYLRKPLDKVDLDNAFREIDDTVRYNTRRVLLIEDESIQQEIVSNLLEGKDFRSEVTSVSNTQEAWMELKKAQFDCIILDLDLGNGPGEGIDFLDELKAGDEFRNVPVIVFTGTEIDSAQEQSIRKHSATIVMKDGEAFNRLLSETEQFLHRVEEEQTGAATKTPEKMSELLRGKRVLLVDDDMRNIYAMTSVLEDQGMVVIPATNGREAITLLTQQPDLDIVLMDIMMPEMDGYEAMTEIRKVDRWKTLPIIALTAKAMVGDREKCLQHGATDYISKPVNVEQLLSLLQVWLYKQ